The nucleotide sequence CTGATAGTTGCCGGAATATCTGTCTAAACCTATCCAGAAACCGTTGTTGGCCTGACCTTTGTCTTCTTCCTTCCGGAAGGGAGCCGCCCTCCCTCCCAAAAGGAGAGAGAGCATGCATTTTACGGGTCCCATTATAGCAGTCAAGGGGGCTTTTTGCCCCCTTGACTCGTTATTCCTCGGCCTGCACGTGGTTGATGCAGTGTTCACACTCAGTGGCATAGGATTCGCATTGTTCTTCAAATTCCTTCCCACACACAGTACACTGTTTCTTTGGGATTTTCGTATAAAATTCCATCACCGCGATCATCTTGGTCCCCTCCGGTCGTTCTCTTTTGTTGACTGTAGTATAACACCGTCGAAGAGATTCGTAAAGTGTAGTACAACAGAAAAACCCGCCCAAATCTGTGACGATTCCGTGGCATCAGGGCCGCGGCTACGGGCCAGGCTGGCTATTAAAACTTTTGCGGTCCAGAAGGTCCGATGTCGATTTGCTGGCGGTATGTTGATCTGATGGAGGAGCTTGTGCAGAAAAAGGGATGCCCGCAAAACTTACGGACCGTCGGCTTCTCGGCGTGGCAGACTGGATCCACCGCCGCGGCGGGGTTGCGACGTCACGGGATGTCCAAACAAACAAGGTGGCTGGAGGGAAAAAACGCCGAGGAAGCGAAGCAGCTTCTTCATGTGATGAGGGCGCCTGTCCGCCAGGTCACCCCCCTGCCTGCCCCGCATATACATAAACCGGAGCCTTTTCGCGCCGGGTTCCCAGGGGACGGGAGGTGGTCCGGTGGCCGGATTGACGGCGCTGTTGGCCCTGTTGGTGCGGGAGATTGCCCTGTTTGTCTCCTATATCAAGAATAGTGCGTTTCCCCATCCACTGTCTGAAGAAGAAGAAGAACAATACCTAAAACAGATGGCCGAGGGAGACGAACGGGCGCGCAACCTGCTGATCGAGCACAATTTGCGGCTTGTGGCCCATATAGTCAAGAAATTCGAAAACACCGGCGAGGACACCGAAGATTTGATTTCCATCGGCACAATCGGGCTGATCAAAGCCATTGAAAGTTTTCAACCCCACAAAGGGACAAAATTGGCCACTTATGCTGCCCGCTGCATCGAAAACGAGATCCTCATGCATCTCCGAGCCCTGAAGAAAACGCGCAAGGATGTGTCCCTCCACGACCCCATTGGAACGGATAAAGAGGGCAATGAAGTGACGCTGTTGGATATTCTGAGCAGTGATGCCGATGATGTTGTGGACATTGTCGAGATGAAGCTAGAGAAACATCAGATTTACGAAAAGCTGCAAGAATTGGATGAAAGGGAGCAGGAAGTGATCCGCGGCCGGTTCGGCCTTCAAAACGGCGAAGAAAAAACCCAACGGGAGATTGCTGAGGAACTGGGGATTTCCCGTTCCTACGTGTCGCGGATCGAGAAGCGTGCGCTTATGAAGCTGCTGCATGATCTGCGGCCGAGGCGGAGAACCACCGGGGACGACCGCTGAAGGCGGGGGGCGCGGCGGCCGGGACTTGACGGGGCTAGCCTCACCTTCGATCATCGGGTGGTGGACGGGCGCCGGCCGCCCAGTTCTTGGCCACGGTGAAACGTGGATTGGAGCACCCGTTGGATCTCCTCGTTGGGTGACGGCTGACCATTGATCGAGCGCTCGGAGCCAGGGAGGACCCGTAAGATCTACGGGTCCTCCCCGGCTTTTTCGCGACCCGAAACACCGGTCCTGGGCCAGTTTCCAAGGCTGCACGTCATCGGTCGGGGTCGAGGTTGACCGGCGTCAGTCCCTCTAGTCCCATCGACTGGAGCTGGGTGTGATTGAGCACCATCATCTTGGCGTGCGCCCGGGCCTTCGGGACCCCGTCCAAGCTGGTGATCTGGGCCTCCGCTTCAATCAGCCGGCGGGTCTTTCGCACGGGAAACGCCACGACGCGCACCGTCTCCCCAGAGTGGATGGGGTTTTGGAACTCCACATCGAGTTTAGCAGTGACCGTAATCAGCCCCAGATTATTGGCCACATAAGCGGCCGCTTCGTCCAAGAGCGCACAGGTGATGCCCCCGTGTTGAATCCCCGGCCAGCCGCCGTGCCATTCTTCAGAGTTGAATTCTGCGGTGACTCCTTCCTCGCCATATTTTTCAAAATGCAGATGAAGGCCCTTGGGGTTCTCGGCGCCGCACACGTAACACCGCTCGTATCCCACTCCTTTACATCTCCTTACGTGCTTCGGTTGGCAATCCGCCGGTCGGTGAACACCAGACGGACGTTCGAAAATCAGTTCTATTATAACAATCTGCCGGCGGGGTGGGGCAAGGGGGCGGAGTGCGGCAAGACAGATCAAAATTTTATGGTACAATGGGACTAGTCGGAACCTGGAGGTGGGAACATGCGCCATTGCCGCGAGGCGGTGGAGGGTTTCGTGGAACGGCTGATTGCAGAAGGGGTCAATGCGGATCTATGGCGGGAATTGCGCGATCTGGAGATCGTGTTTGGTTCGGCGGACGACCTGGATGCCGCCGTGTATGCCAGCTTGGTGCGGCGGAATTGCGAAGATCGATATGCGGAATACCTTCAGGCTGCGGCGATGTGTGACTAGGGGGCGATGAGGTGCGGGAGTGGCTGGATCGGGTGCGGTTTATGCACAGAATAACCCGCAATTTTTAATCGCCCAATACGGGGCTTGGAAACGCGGGGCCAAGGGGTGGAATACCATCTCCGGGACTCCGGGGCCAAAGTTCTCGTGGCTTTGGATTCGCTCTACGCGGCCTATTCTGAAAAAGTGATCGGGTTTCATCATTTTGATGCCGCTGTGGCCCTTGACATGATGGAGCAGCGGCGGCGCATAACTATCCGCGACTGGTGGAGTTCCTCCCCGAGATTCCAAAAACTGCGACGGGGAAGTTCCTGCGCAGGGAGCTTCGGGAGCGCTCTGCAGGGTCGTGAGGGAGGAAAGGTCGAACGATCGGATGAACAGAGTGTACCTGTGGACGGCTAAAGAACAGATCGACCCGGATCGCCTCCGGGGGGCCGGGGCGGTGGTGATGGACGTGCTCCTGGCGACCACCACCATGATCACGATGATGGAGCGGGGGGCTCGTCGGGTGTTTCCGGCCCGGGACCTGGCCGACGCCCTGGAGTTGAAAAGAACGTGGATGTCCCCGCGTCTTCTGACCGGCGGGGAGGAGGACGGTCGGGAGGTTCCCGGGTTTGATCTGGGGCCGTTTCCCGAGGAGTATACCGAAGAGGGGATCGCCGGTCGGGACGTGGTGTTTTTGACCACCAACGGCACCCCGGCCCTGCGCCGGGCGGAGGGTGCGGAGCGGGTTCTTCTGGCTTCGCTGCGCAATGCCCCGGCGGTGGCGAAGTATGTACAGGAGGCGAACCTTGCGGTGGTCTACCTCATCTGCGCCGGATCAAAAGGGCGCCAGTCGCTGGAAGATGCCCTCTGTGCCGGGGTGATCGCCGACCGGCTCGGCACAGCGGGTTGGGAATTGGATGACGGCGCGATCCTGGCCCGGGACGCGGCCCGGATGCACGACGGCCGGATGGTGGAGGCGCTGAGCCTGGGCCGGGTGGGTCGTTGGTTCACGAGCGTCGGCCGCCGCCATACCCTGGAGTTCGCCGGTGCCGTGGGGGCGAGTACGGCCGTGGTCGGGCTGGAGGATGGCCGGTTACGCCTGTTCGGCACCTGATTCAACCAACGGAGCAATCCAATGACTCCAACGAGGTGAGAGCCGTGTTTGATTTTTCCCCGACACCGGAACAACAATCGGTGCTTGATCGCACAAACGAGATCATGGAACGGTACATTTATCCCGCCGAACGGGATTTTCATGAAGAAGAAGGGTTGCCCGAAGAGAAGATGCGCGGGCTCCAGAAGCGGGTGAAAGAGGCCGGGTTGTGGGCGCCGCATCTGCCGAAAGAAGCGGGAGGCCTTGGCATGGGTTATGTGACCTTGGGACTGATGAACGAGATCCTCGGCCGCAGTCCGATCGCCCCCCGGGCGTTCGGCACCAATGCGCCGGACACCGGCAACCAGGAGATCCTGTGGCTGGCCGGGACGCAGGCGCAGAAGGAACGATACCTGAAGCCTTCGGTGGCCGGGGAGATTTATACGGCGTTCGCCATGACCGAACCGGAGGTCTCGGGGTCGGACCCGACGTTGCTGCGGACCACCGCCCGCCGGGACGGGGACGGCTGGGTGATCGACGGGCATAAATGGTTCGCCACCGGGGGATCCCGGGCGGCGTTTTTCATCGTGATGGCGGTCACCGACCCCGATGCCGACCCTCACCGCCGCGCGAGCATGTTCATCGTGGAGGCGGGGACGCCGGGGCTGGAGATCGTCCGGGATGTGCCGGTGATGGGCGACACCCTCGGAGGGCACACGGAGCTGTGGTTCCGGAATTGCCGGATCCCGGGCGAGAACTTGCTGGGGGAGGTAGGGGACGGCTTCCGGCTGGCTCAGCTTCGTTTGGGGCCCGGGCGGATCACCCATGCCATGCGCTGGATCGGCGTGATGCGGCGCAGTTTCGAGATGATGCTGGACTACGTGCAGCGCCGGGAGACCCGAGGGCAGAAACTGGCCGATTTTCAAACGGTGCAGAACGACATTGCCGAGTCCTACGCGGACATTGAGACCTCGAGGTTTCTCACGCTTCATGCCGCTTGGAAAATGGACCAGGGGCTCGATGCGCGAAAAGAGATTTCGCTGATCAAATTCTACGGGGCGAATGCGCTCCACCGGGTGATCGACCGGGCCATCC is from Kyrpidia tusciae DSM 2912 and encodes:
- the yhfH gene encoding protein YhfH, whose product is MIAVMEFYTKIPKKQCTVCGKEFEEQCESYATECEHCINHVQAEE
- a CDS encoding acyl-CoA dehydrogenase family protein, with amino-acid sequence MFDFSPTPEQQSVLDRTNEIMERYIYPAERDFHEEEGLPEEKMRGLQKRVKEAGLWAPHLPKEAGGLGMGYVTLGLMNEILGRSPIAPRAFGTNAPDTGNQEILWLAGTQAQKERYLKPSVAGEIYTAFAMTEPEVSGSDPTLLRTTARRDGDGWVIDGHKWFATGGSRAAFFIVMAVTDPDADPHRRASMFIVEAGTPGLEIVRDVPVMGDTLGGHTELWFRNCRIPGENLLGEVGDGFRLAQLRLGPGRITHAMRWIGVMRRSFEMMLDYVQRRETRGQKLADFQTVQNDIAESYADIETSRFLTLHAAWKMDQGLDARKEISLIKFYGANALHRVIDRAIQVHGALGFSKDTPLEGFYREARAARIYDGADEVHRVVVAKRIMREFRERRSL
- the sigK gene encoding RNA polymerase sporulation sigma factor SigK, yielding MAGLTALLALLVREIALFVSYIKNSAFPHPLSEEEEEQYLKQMAEGDERARNLLIEHNLRLVAHIVKKFENTGEDTEDLISIGTIGLIKAIESFQPHKGTKLATYAARCIENEILMHLRALKKTRKDVSLHDPIGTDKEGNEVTLLDILSSDADDVVDIVEMKLEKHQIYEKLQELDEREQEVIRGRFGLQNGEEKTQREIAEELGISRSYVSRIEKRALMKLLHDLRPRRRTTGDDR
- a CDS encoding 2-phosphosulfolactate phosphatase, translated to MNRVYLWTAKEQIDPDRLRGAGAVVMDVLLATTTMITMMERGARRVFPARDLADALELKRTWMSPRLLTGGEEDGREVPGFDLGPFPEEYTEEGIAGRDVVFLTTNGTPALRRAEGAERVLLASLRNAPAVAKYVQEANLAVVYLICAGSKGRQSLEDALCAGVIADRLGTAGWELDDGAILARDAARMHDGRMVEALSLGRVGRWFTSVGRRHTLEFAGAVGASTAVVGLEDGRLRLFGT
- a CDS encoding PaaI family thioesterase, with amino-acid sequence MGYERCYVCGAENPKGLHLHFEKYGEEGVTAEFNSEEWHGGWPGIQHGGITCALLDEAAAYVANNLGLITVTAKLDVEFQNPIHSGETVRVVAFPVRKTRRLIEAEAQITSLDGVPKARAHAKMMVLNHTQLQSMGLEGLTPVNLDPDR